GCCCTCGCACACCAGCCGGTCAAACTGTGAACCCAGATCCGACGCTGACGCGCCGGTGACGACACCGTGTAGGCCGTAGTCGATGACCGAGCGTCCGGCCGCGCGCCCGGTCGCACGGTCGAAGGCATCGAGCGTCGACATGCCAGGCCCCGGCATGGCGAAAGGGAACATGCAGGTGATGCCACCAAATGCAGCTGACACCGAACCCGACCGAAAATCGTCCGCACTCTGGGCACTACCCCAGTCCGGCTGGTCGAGGTGGCAGTGGGAATCGATACCGCCGGGCATAACCCACAGCCCCGTAGCGTCGATCGTCTCTCGCCCCGAAAGATCCGTTCCGAGCTCGCGAATAAACCCATGGCCTATGCCAATGTCACTCTCGACCAGATTGTCGCCGATGGCGACCTGACCTCCCTTGATGACGAAGTCATGCATCATACGTATCCAGTTGTTGGGGTTCAGGTGGGGGTGCCGAGGACGCGGGAACGATCATTGGTTCCATCGCCAGTAATTCCTCGCGGGGAAGGTGGCAGACAATGCGATGGCTGTTCGTGAATTCGTGGACCATCGGCGGTTTGTCGCGGCAGACCGCGCCCAGCGAATAGGGGCATCGGGTTGAAAAGGGACAACCCGTCGGAGGATTGGTAGGTGATGGCAGTTCCCCGGAAAGCACGACTTTGCGCTTTGACACACTCGGGTCGGCAATCGGGATGGCCGAGAGCAAAGCCTCTGTATACGGATGGTACGGCGGCGCGAACACTTCATCGACCGAGCCTTGCTCGACGATCTTGCCGACATACATGACGACTACCCGGTCTGCGAGATAACGGACGACGGAAAGGTCGTGACTGATAAACAGCAATGTTGTGCCAATCTCCTGTTGGATGTCCATCAGAAGCTCGGTGACAGCTGCCTGCACAGACACGTCCAGCGCGGAGATCGGTTCGTCGGCGACCACGATAGCTGGCTTTCCCGCAAAGGCGCGGGCGATTCCGATGCGTTGTTTTTGTCCGCCGGAGAGTTGATGCGGGCGGCGCGTGGCAAAATGGTGGGGTATCTTCACGAGGTCGAGCAGGCGCAACACCTGCGCCTTGATTTGCGCTTCGTCGCGCTCAGCTCCGAACTTGCGGATAACACGGGCGATCTGCGCGCCGACGCTGTGGCTGGGATTAAGCGTATCAAACGGATTCTGGAAAACCATCTGTAGATTGCGGATTGTGTCGCGGGGACGCTTCTCCACCACGACATTTCCGAGTTCCCGGCCGCCGATGCGGACCGTGCCGGAAGACGCCTCCTCTAATCCCATGACGATCTTGGCGAGTGTTGACTTGCCGCAGCCCGATTCTCCGACGATCGCGACCGTCTCGCCTGAGCGCGCGGTAAAGGTGATGTCTTCGTTGGCACGCAGATGCCCATAGCGCTTGCTCAGTCCATCGACCTCGACGGCAACAGCGCCAATGTCAGCCCGAGAACGTTCGACGCGGGCACTACCGCTTGGCTCCCCCGTGAGCTCTCCGAGACGTATGCATCGAGAGAGCCACGGCGCTGCGGAGGGAACCTTCAACATTGGGATCGGGTCGGCATTGCACCTGCCGGCGACGAAAAACGCGCAGCGTGGCCCGAAATTACATCCCGCTGGTCGCGCCTCGGGTGAGGGAAGTTGGCCGGGGATCGCGATCAAGGGACGACTGAACTTGTCGGTACCTGGGATTGGGATGGAATTGAAAAGACCACTTGTATAGGGATGACGGGGCGAGGCGAAGATGGCGTCAACCGGTCCAGCCTCGACTGCCTCGCCGGAATACATGACGGTAAGCTCGTGACAGGTTTCGCGGATAAGGCCAAGGTTGTGCGAAACGTAAAGCATCGTGGTGCCATAACGCTCCGAGATTTCGCGGATCAACTCCACAATGCCCGCCTCGATGGTGACGTCGAGCGCGGTAGTCGGCTCATCGAGTAGTAGAACCTTCGGATTCGACAGAAGGGCCATCGCGATGATCACGCGCTGCTGTTGTCCGCCGGAGATTTGGTGCGGGAACGAGCGCAGTATGCGCTGCGGATCGGGCAGGCGGACCCGTTGCAGTATTTCCATCACTTCCGAGAAAGCGGCTGAGCCGCTGAGGTTACGGTGATAGGTGAGCACCTCGGACAATTGGTCGCCGATCCGCATAGATGGGTTCAGCGAGGCCATCGGCTCCTGATAGACCATTGCGATGTCGGCGCCGCGTATGCGGCGCAGCTCTTCCGGCGACATGGTCAACATGTCGCGGCCCTGAAATAAGATCTGGCCTTTGACGATCCGCCCGTTTCGGCCGAGATACTGCATGATGGCGAGCGCGATGGTGGACTTTCCGCAGCCCGACTCGCCGACAAGCCCGTGGGCGGTGCGAGCGTTCAGCTTCAGAT
The nucleotide sequence above comes from Ensifer adhaerens. Encoded proteins:
- a CDS encoding ABC transporter ATP-binding protein, which translates into the protein MTFIATDKPIPDEIPILECRDLSISYFTRQGEVPAVVDFNLKLNARTAHGLVGESGCGKSTIALAIMQYLGRNGRIVKGQILFQGRDMLTMSPEELRRIRGADIAMVYQEPMASLNPSMRIGDQLSEVLTYHRNLSGSAAFSEVMEILQRVRLPDPQRILRSFPHQISGGQQQRVIIAMALLSNPKVLLLDEPTTALDVTIEAGIVELIREISERYGTTMLYVSHNLGLIRETCHELTVMYSGEAVEAGPVDAIFASPRHPYTSGLFNSIPIPGTDKFSRPLIAIPGQLPSPEARPAGCNFGPRCAFFVAGRCNADPIPMLKVPSAAPWLSRCIRLGELTGEPSGSARVERSRADIGAVAVEVDGLSKRYGHLRANEDITFTARSGETVAIVGESGCGKSTLAKIVMGLEEASSGTVRIGGRELGNVVVEKRPRDTIRNLQMVFQNPFDTLNPSHSVGAQIARVIRKFGAERDEAQIKAQVLRLLDLVKIPHHFATRRPHQLSGGQKQRIGIARAFAGKPAIVVADEPISALDVSVQAAVTELLMDIQQEIGTTLLFISHDLSVVRYLADRVVVMYVGKIVEQGSVDEVFAPPYHPYTEALLSAIPIADPSVSKRKVVLSGELPSPTNPPTGCPFSTRCPYSLGAVCRDKPPMVHEFTNSHRIVCHLPREELLAMEPMIVPASSAPPPEPQQLDTYDA